In Corynebacterium aquilae DSM 44791, the genomic stretch TTCCAGGTGTGCGGTGCCGCCGGGTTGTGCGCCGGCGGGGATGGTGACGGTGTGGGTTTTTTCGTCGAGTCCGGTGATGTCGATGCTGGAGCCGAGGGCGGCTTCGACCATGGGGACGCGGACGGTGACGTGGAGGTCGTCGTGGTCGCGGGTGAAGATGTGGTGGCCGGTGACGGTGACTTCGACGTAGAGGTCGCCGGCGGGGCCGCCGCCGGGGCCGACTTCGCCTTGTCCGGCCATGCGGATGCGCATGCCGGTGTCGATGCCGGCGGGGATGTTGACGGTGAGGTCGCGGCGGGCTTTTTTGCGGCCGTCGCCGTGGCAGGTGGTGCAGGGGTCGGTGATGATTTCGCCGGTGCCTTGGCATTGGTGGCAGGCGCGGGTGGTCATGACGTTGCCGAGGAAGCTGCGTTGGACTTCTTGGATTTCACCCATGCCGTTGCAGGTGCCGCAGGTCACGGGCTTGGCGCCGGTTTCGGAGCCGGATCCTTGGCAGGTGTCGCACAGTACGGCGGTGTCGACGGTGACGGTGTGTTGGGCGCCGCGGTAGGCCTCTTCCAGGGTGATGGAGGTGCGCAGGAGGGCGTCGCTGCCGGGTTGGACGCGGGAGCGTGGGCCGCGGGATCCGCCGCCGCCGAAGAAGGCGTCGAAGATGTCGCCGAAGCCGCCCCCGAAGCCGCCGGCGCCGCCGGGCATGCCACCGCCTTGTTCCATGGGGTCGCCGCCCATGTCGACGATGCGTCGCTTTTGGGGGTCGGTGAGGACTTCTTGGGCGATGGATATTTCGCGGAACATTTCGGCGGCTTCCTCGGTGTCGTTGACATCGGGGTGGTATTTGCGCGCCAGCTTGCGGTAGGCCTTCTTGATCTCGTTGTCGGTTGCGTCCTTGTCTAGACCCAAGATGCCGTAGTAATCGCGTGCCACGTTGTTTCGCTGCCTCCTGCTGCGTTTCCCCAGTCCTGCGTGGGCTGCGGGAGGGGTTGGTGAGAAGTTGTGTAAAACTGTTGCTGCAGTTTAGTTGATGGGGTTCTCGCGCTTGGCGCGCGGGGTGCCCCAAAGTTGATTGCACCCGACTCAACGCGCGTGGGGGTCGTGTTGTTCCCCGCCGGTGGTGCGCCCTGGTGGGGCTGGGGTTTTGGGGTGGTTATTCCCCGGCGAGCACGCGGCTGACGTAGGTGGCGACGGCGTGGACTTTGCTCATGGTGCCGACGTAGTCCATGGCGGTGGGCCCGACGACGGCCATGGCCCCGAGCGAGGTGTCTTCTTGGGCTGGGCCGTAGCCGGTGGCGATGACGGAGGCTTTTTTGAAGTGTTCGTCGGCGTTTTCTTGGCCGATGCTGACGTGTACTTGTCCGGGCGCGGTGGCGGCGGAGAGCAGTTTGAGTAGGACGACTTGTTCTTCGAGGGCTGCCAGTACTTGTTGGTCGATCTGGAGGGTGTTGGCGGCGCCGGCGACAATGAGTTTGTCGGCGGGGTTTTCGACCAGGGTGGCGCGGAGCACGGTGACGCAGCGGGCGACGCTGTCACGGTGGGCGTGGTCCCATCCGCTGGCGGCGTTGATGACGGCGTCGAGGTTGTGGGCGGCGTTGGGAAGGGTGCGGCCGACGAGGGCTTTGTTCAGTTCGTCGCGGATGCGGCTGACGGTGTGCGCGGTGACGTCGTGGCTGAGTTCGATGTTGCGTTGGTCGACGCGCCCGGTGTCGGTGATGACGACCAGCAGGAGGCGGTTGGGGGTGAGTTGGACGACTTCGACGTGCCGAACGTGGCTGGTGGCCAGGGTGGGCATTTGGACAACAGCGGCGGTGCCGGTGAGTCCGGACAGTAGTTGCACGCTGCGGCGCAGGACGTCTTCGAGGTCGACGCCGTCTTCGAGGAAGCGCAGGATGGCTTGTTTTTCGGCGGCGCTGAGTGGTTTGACGGTGTGGACTTGGTCGACGAAGGCGCGGTAGGCCTTGGTGGTGGGGATGCGCCCGGAGGAGGCGTGTTGTTGTTTGATGTAGCCGTCGGCTTCTAGGGCGGCCATGTCGTTGCGGATGGTGGCTGGGGACACGCCGAGTTGGTGGCGTTGGACCAGTGCTTTGGAGCCGACGGGTTGGTTGGTGGAGATGTAGTCGGCGACGATGGCGGTGAGTACGGCTTGTCGTCGTTGCTGTGTTGCGTTGGTCATGACGTTGGCACCCACCTTTCGACGCCGCGTTGCTGTTGGTTGTTGCTGTTTTTCGCGCCTGGTGTGTGGCGCGGTGTGGCTGTGAAAAGAGTGTAGTACAGCGTTTGCTGGTGGTGTGGGGGCTAGTCTTCGGCGGCGAGGATGTCGGTGATGATGCCGTCGGCCAGCAGTCGTCCTTTGTCGGTCAGGGCGAGTCGGGTGGTGCCGTGATCTTGGGTGCGGTGGATGAGTCCGCCGGAGATGTGGCGGTCGATGATGGGGGCTGCTTGGGGTTTGATGTGGTGTTCTTCGATGCCTTCGCGCAGTCGCAGGCGCAGCATGATGTCTTCGGTGTGGCGGGCGGCTGTGTCGAGGGTTTCGTGCTCTTGGATGGGCAGGTGTCCTTGGGTGAGCATGTCGGTGTAGCGGCCGGGGTGTTTGACGTTGTAGAAGCGGCGGCCATCAAGGTGGGAGTGGGCGCCGGGGCCGATGCCCCACCAGTTGCCGCCGCGCCAGTAGCCGAGGTTGTGGCGGCATTCGCCGCCGGGGTGTGCCCAGTTGGAGACTTCGTACCACTCCATTCCTGCGCCGCGTAGTGCGTGGTCGATGAGGGTGTAGCGGTGGGCGAGGATGTCTTCGTCGGGGGCGGGTAGTTGGCCTTTGGCGACTTTTCGGGCCATGGCGGTGCCGTCTTCGACGATGAGGGAGTAGGCGCTGACGTGGTCGACGGGGGTGTTCAAGATGGTGTCGAGGGTCAGCTCTAAGTCGGCGTCGTCTTCGCCGGGGGTGCCGTAGATGATGTCGAGGTTGATGTGGTTAAAGCCGGCGGTGTGTGCTTCTTGGGCGGCGGCTGCGGCGCGGCCGGGGGTGTGGCGGCGTTCGAGGACTTTGAGCACGTGTGCGGCGGCGGATTGCATGCCAAGGGAGATGCGGCTAAAGCCCGCGTCGAGCAGGTGTGAGAAGAATTCCGGGCTGGTGGATTCGGGGTTGGATTCGGTGGTGATTTCTGCGCCGGGGGCGAGTTCGAAGTGCTCGCGCACACTATCGATGAGGGTGCTAAGACCTTGGGCACCGATCATGGACGGGGTGCCGCCGCCGATGAAGATGGTGTCGACTGTCGGCAGGTGGCCGAGCACACGGGTGGTTTCTTGGGCGGCGAGGGCGATTTCTCTGCGAGCTGCTGTGAGGTAGCTGTCGGGCCCGAGCCTGGAGCCGAGTTCGCCGGGGGTGTAGGTGTTGAAGTCGCAGTACCCGCACCGGGAGGCACAAAATGGCACGTGGAGGTACAGGCCGAAGGGAGTGTGGGTCTGCGGGTGCTGGTGTGTGGGGCTCATGGTGTTGTCATGGTGTCACAGGTGCCCGCGTGGCTGCTAATGGTGTGCGTAGGTGGGGCGCGGTGGTGGGGCGTGGTGGTGGGTTAGTCGCGGTGGTGGGCGGCGAGTTTGGCTTTGACGCGGGCGACGACTTGGTCGGTTTGGGCGCGTTCGAACAAGAAGCGCGGGGGGTTGCTGCCGCGTTTGGCGCGCGCGTAGGAGCGGTCGCGGGCGGCGACGGAGTGGAGCCAGGCGTTGGTGGCGTCGACGACTAGGCGTTGGGTTTTGCTCAGGCACAGGGGCAGGTTTTCGCTGTCGGTGTCGACGGCGACGGCCCCGGCGGTGGCGATGACCCATTCGGCGATGTGGTCGAGGAAGTCTAGGACTTTGTCGGTGCGCGCATCCAGGGCGTCTTGCAGGATTTCGACGGCGACGGTGCGCCCGAGGGGAAACTCGTTGACGAGGCTGACGGCGGTGACTGGCGGTGGGGGTGCGGGGATGGCTTCGGGGGCTTGGGGGCCAACAGACAGGGCCCCGGAGTGCAGCCCGCTGGTCAGTGCTTTGCGCACCCCGAATAGTTCCGCAATAACGGTGCGGGCGTCCGTGCGGGCTTCCTCGACGATGTCTTCGAATTCTTCGAGGCAGTCTTCGACGAGTTCGACATCCCAGTCGCCGGCTGCTTGGGCGAGGTGTTCGATGTATTCGGCGACTTCGTCGCCGATGTCGTAGACGGCTTGGGTCAGTTCGCGGTGGCGGGCTTTCGCCCCGGTGAGGTGCAGGCTGGCGTGAGGATGACTCATGGGCCTGCTCCTTTGCGGGGTGTGGGAAAACGACATGCTCATCGCGTGGCACCTCAATACACCACCCAAGCAACCCCTGCGACCGGCGCATTCGCGGTGGATGCGGCGGTGGGCTATCGGCGGGGTGGCCGGTGGTGTCTGTGCCAGACGCTTGCAAAGCTTAAAGCACTACTCCAACGTGGTGCGCGTGCCCCGCCGAGCGGCGAAGCAATTGCTTCGCCACGCACTGCCCCGCCCACACAAGGCGAACACCCCGCCGCCTGGCCGGCATAAGCCGGTGAGGCGTCGGGGTGTGGAAAACACCACGCGGGTGGTTACTTGCGCTTGTACAGGAAGCGGATTTCCTCGGCAAAGCGGGCCACCACGACGTTGCGTTTGATCTTCATCGTCGGGGTCAGCTCGTTTTCTTCTTCCTTCAAATCGCGGTCGAGAATGTAGAACTTCTTGATCGCCTCCGCATGCGACACAGTCGAGTTCGCGTCGTTGATCGCGTCCTGGATCTCCGCGCGCAACACCGGATCGACCGCCAAATCGGACACTGTTTTGTTCTCCGGGATGCCGCGGCCGGACTTCCAGCGCTCAAACGCCTCCTCATCCAGGGCAATCAACACGCCCACAAACGGCTTACCGTCGCCGACCACCAGCGCCTGAGAGATCAACGGGTGGGAGCGCAAACGGTCTTCCAGCGGGCCGGGGGACACATTCTTGCCGCCGGCGGTGACGATGAGGTCCTTCTTGCGGCCGGTGATCACCAGGTGACCCGACTCGCGGATCTCCCCCAAATCACCAGTGTTGAACCAGCCCTCATCATCGAAGGACTCCGCGGTGGCCTCCTCGTTGTTCCAATAACCCTCGAAAACAATGTCGCCCTTGAGGAGGATCTCCCCTTCCTCGTTGATGCGGGCGGCCACCCCACCCACCGGGCGGCCGACCGTGCCGATGATGTTGTCATCAAAATTCACCGCGGCCGCCGCGGTGGTCTCCGTCAGGCCATAGCCCTCATACACCGTCACCCCCAGGCCCCGGAAGAAGTGCAACAAATCCTGGCTCATCGCCGAACCACCAGAAATGCAGTACTGCACCTGGCCGCCCATCGCCGCCCGGATCTTGGAATAAATCAGCTTCTCAAAAGTGGAGTGCTTCAGCTTCAACGCGCGGCTGGGACCCTCCGGGGTGTCCAAGGCGCGGGAATACTCGCGCGCCACCTTCTCCGCCGCATCAAACATCGCACCCGCAACACCGGACTTTTCGTGCGCATTCGCAGCCGCCCCATTGCGGACCTTCTCAAACACGCGCGGCACACCCAGAATCAAATCCGGCTTCGCGCGCTGGAACTCCACCACCAGGGAGGAAAAATCCGACCAGTGCGACTGGGTCGCACCACCAATACACACCGCCAGCGACACCGCATGGCTAAACACGTGCGCCAACGGCAAAAACGTCAACACCCGGGTACCCGGAATCGCAATCGCACCAATCGGGTGGGTCAACAGGGCACGAACCTCAGCCACCCAATTGTGGTGAGTCAAACGACACCCCTTCGGCCGGCCCGTGGTGCCGGAGGTGTAAATCAAGGTGGCCAAATCCTTGGAAGACGTCGCAGCGATACGCTCCTGCACCTCACTGGTCGGCACCTCCCGGCCCTCAAACTTCAAGGTCGGAATCGCGGAAGCATTGATCTCCAGGATGCGGCGCAGCTGCGACGGGGAACCCGACAACGCCGGTTTGCCATCGGCACCAATTTCCAGGTGCTTCATCAAATCCGTGTGATCGCGGGTCTCCGTCACGGCGAACACCGCCCCGGAATCCTCAATGATCCACTGCACCTGCGACAGCGAGGAGGAGCCATAGATCGGCACCACCACAGCACCAGCAGCCCAAATCGCGAAATCCAAAAGCGTCCACTCATAACGAGTCTCCGACAGCAAAGCCACCCGATCGCCCTGCTGCACCCCGTTAGCAATCAGACCCTTAGCGACCTCAAAGACCTCATCCACGAACTCCTTAGCGGTGACATTGACCCACTCAAAGTTCGCAGGCCGGGTAAACATCACGCCATAGGGACGCGCCTGCGCCAGCGCCAGCATGGCGGTCAGACAGGTTTCCTTTTCACCCACCTCATAGGCGGCAGGGGTGGCATATTCCTGAATAGTTTCCGACACGAGGTTTTTACCTATTCCTTATCTTGCTCACACCCCCACCACGCAACACGCGCACACCACACACGCCAAAGCGCGCCGGCACCGGGGGCGAAAACCCTTTTGCAGGTTTATCTTTTCCTCATACACCCTAGCGCCCCCACCCACACGCGCGCCCACACCCCACACCTCTACCCCACACGCGCACCCCGCACACCTACCCCACCCATCTCCCCCACGCATCTACCTGAAGCACCCCACACACCCAACCCACACACCGCAGCCAAGCACACCAACACCACAACCCCATAGGTGGGCAAAAATGGGGGTAAAAAAATCGCACTTCACCGACCCCACGTGGCACACTATTGACTCGTGAGCCACAACAGTCAGCTACATGCCCTCGCCGACGCATACGGCGTCGCCACCTCCTACACCTCCGCCACCGGCGAACACATGGAGGTCTCCGACGACACGATCCGCTACGCGCTCGCCGCACTCGGCATCAACGTCGACGACAACGAGGAAGCGGCCGCCCAGGCCATCAAGGCAAAACACGACGCTGACTTCTCCCGACCACTGCCGCCCTGCGTGGTCGCCACCCACGGCTACCCCTACGTCGTCCACATCCACGTCCACGACGGCGAACCCGCCGAACTTCTCATCGCGCTAGAAGAAGGCGGCGAAGTCACCCCCACCCAGGTCGACAACTGGACACCGCCGCGCACCATCGCCGGCATCACCTGGGGCGAGGCCTCCTTCGAACTGCCCGCCGACCTGCCCATGGGCTGGCACCGCCTCTACCTGCACTCCACCGGCATCGACGAAGTGTGCGACCTCATCGTCACCCCCCGGGCACTGGACAAACCCACCAAGAAACGCACCGGAGTCATGGCGCAGCTGTACTCCACCCGCTCGCAGACCTCCTGGGGCATGGGCGACTTCCACGATCTGGCCACCCTCGGCACCATCTTCGGCCAGCACAAGCAGGACTTCATCCTGATCAACCCCCTGCACGCCGCCGAACCCTTCCCCCCGTGCGAAGACTCCCCCTACCTGCCCACCACCCGGCGCTTCATCAACCCCATCTATCTGCACATCGAAGACATCCCCGAGCTCACCCAGCTCGAGAAGAACCTGCAGGAAGACGTCAAGGAACTCGCCCAAGAATTCACCGCCCTCAACCACTCGGCCGACTACATCGAACGCGACCCCATCTACGAGGCAAAACTCCAAGTCCTGCGCGAACTGCACACCCTGCCGCGCACCGACGCCCGCGAGGCCGCCTACCAGGCATACCTGGTCGCCGAAGGTGAAGGCCTGCAAGAATTCGCCACCTGGTGCGCCCAACGCGACCTCGAACACCACGCCTCCTCCCACTCCCAAGACCCGGAGATGGAAGAACTCGTCGACTTCTACTGCTGGCTGCAATTCCTCTGCGACGAACAACTCCAAGCCGCCCAAAAAGCCGCCACCGATGCCGGCATGGACATCGGCATCATGGCCGACCTGGCCGTCGGCGTCCACCCCGGCGGCGCCGACGCGTTCACCATGGCCGAATACCTCGCCCCCGACGCCTCCGTCGGCGCCCCACCAGACGGCTACAACCAGCACGGCCAAGACTGGTCCCAGCCCCCATGGCACCCCATCAAACTCGCCGAAGCCGGCTACCGCCCCTGGCGCGACCTGCTGCGCACCGTCTTGCGCCACTCCGGCGGCATCCGCGTCGACCACGTGCTCGGCCTGTTCCGCCTGTGGTGGATCCCCCGCGGCGGTAAACCCACCGACGGCACCTACGTGCGCTACAACCACGACGCCATGGTCGGCATCCTCTGCCTGGAAGCCCACCGCGCCGGCGCCGTCGTCATCGGCGAAGACCTCGGCACCTTCGAACCCTGGATCCAGGACTACCTCGCCGACCGCGGCCTGATGGGCACCTCCATCATCTGGTTCGAAGGCGACCCCGAAATCCGCGGCCCCCGCCGCCAGGAAAAATACCGCGAACTGGCACTGACCTCCGTAACCACCCACGACCTGCCGCCCACCGCCGGCTATCTCGACGGCGAACACATCCGCCTGCGCGACCGGCTAGGCCTATTCACCACCAAAGTCGAAGACGAAGACGAAGTCGACCTGGTGTGGCAAAACGAAGTCCTCGACCGGGTACGCGAAGCCGGCTACTTCGGGGAGCACGAATCCTTCATCGGCAAGCCCCGCGACCAGCGTGGCAGCATCCACGAACTACTCACCGCGCTGCACCGCTTCATGGCGGGCACCAGCAGCCTGCTGGCCTGCACCGCACTGGTAGACCTCGTCGGTGATACCCGCGCCCAAAACCAGCCCGGCACCACCAAGGACCTCTACCCCAACTGGTGCGTGCCCCTGGCTGACGCCAACCAGTCCCCCATCCTCATTGAGGACATCACCTCCCTGCCGCTCGCGCAGGCGCTGCTCAAGGCGAGCCAGCGCTAATAGGTTCTGCCCCAGGACGATTTCCAGACCGGAAGATAGTTTTCGGAAAAGCTGGTTTCCACTAGTGAAGGGAACCAGCTTTTGCCATGTTTCGAAACAAAGCTTCCCTGTTCATACCGCCTTGAGAAGTCAACAGCGCAAGCTTTTTCGCATGGGTGCTTAATCTCGATCGAGGTATCCCTTTTCCATAGCCCTCTTAAAAGCTCTCGAAGCAAGTGGCTCACTGTGGTAGCGAGCGAAGAAACTGCGGGTGCTACTCCTCATTAGTTGCATGATGAGACTCCGGACGCCATAAGCAATTCCAGGAAGCTCTTCAAAGACGTCCTCCAAGATTCCTGCAGGTAGATAAACCTGCTCAACCTGATGGCCCCCGTAGTCCACCAATCCTCCGAACTGCAACGGTAAACGAATCTCAAGCCCTTCCAGAAGATCCATAGTTCCTTGCGCCATATTCAAGACACACAGCTGCTGAGTCTCAACATTTCCGTCTTCCGCTTCAAGTTCGACGACCCAACCACGCGGGGCGAAATACACCTCTAGGTGCCCCACATTGAGAGTGCACATGCGACCCCCAGCTGTGGACGGCAGATCAGTAAGGGTCCAGCGCATTTTCTCTTGCGTGACAGGCCTCGGAATAAAGAAGGCGACAAACAATGCGAGGTCGTCTAAGACCTTCGCCGCAAAATCCTTTTCTGCCCCGCTGAGCTTCAACATTTGTGGAAGACGCGTGCGCTTCGATGCTCGAGCCAGCGAGAGTTCTTTTTCGGTCCAGTCATTTCCAAGCTGAACATTTAGGTCACCTGCAGCCCAATGATCGAGGTCTTCCAAGCTAAGCACCTCATCCAATGCACATGGTTGGCGATGCGCGGGGTTGCCCACTCGATTGCGAAGAATGAATCCTTCATCCAAGAGTTTCTTGATATAGAACGTCTCAGCCTTACGCAGGGCCAGGCCATCAACATTCGGCATCGCCGCAAACGACAGCTTCACTGCATCGGCCCAAGGAGCGTGCTGCCCGCTTCTCTTAACGTGAGTAGCGAAGCGAGTGAGTATGTTTCGAGTCTGCCCAACATAGATCTCACCGTTTGCAAACTCAATAATGTAAATCCCCTGTCGACACGGCAAATCAGCTAACAAGGCGGGTACTGGATCGGCAGGGGCGACTTCCCACCGTACAAACTGGAGTTCCACCCCAGAAATTCTATTCCCCACCGCAATAAGCAGGATTGCCTCGCCCAGTGCCCTGTATGAAGGCCTGAATCATACAGACCGGCTCATTTTTGTTCAGACGCACAAAATTACGTCTGCAAATTTGTCATCAGGTTGATTGATTGCTCAAAAGTACAAATGTAACGTAGGTTACATGACCTCAGTCACATAATGAGGAGGATATTTTTGAGCACTCTCATCTCCCCAGCAGGGAAATACAACGACACGGAGACCGCAAACGCTCTCCGCAAAACACTTCGCGACGGAATGACAATTGCCATCGGAGGTTTTGGAACCTGCGGGGTCCCCCAAGATCTGGTCGAAATCGTCAAGGATTCCGGAGTCAAAGACCTCACAATCGTTTCTAACAACCTCGCGATCGACGGGCACAGCACAGCCGGATTACTGGAGAGCCATCAAATTTCCAAGATTCAAGCGAGCTATATCGGTGAAAACAAGCTCTTCATGGATCAGTATCTCAATGGCGACAGCGGGTGGTGCAGACTATAGCGACCTGCCAGTGTTCATGTAGGACACCCGCATGAATGACGCTGAAGACTGTTTCAGCTTATTGACCTGGGTCAGGTAAACGACGGTGCAGAGGCGCATGCCGGAGTAACGCGATTCGCACTATCTGGTAACACCGCATACGGACATGCATCACCCCCGCACCCGGTGAACTTTCACCGGTGGATGCGGGGGTGATGCATGGGGGTGGTGGGTTATTGCCTGCGTCGGTCCGTGCCGTTGATCGCGACAACGATCGGGGGCTTAAGCAACCTGCTGAGGATTGCTTCAGAAAAACCCGGGTTGTCGAACGCGCGGTACCAGTCCTGTGGCTGCAGTTGGCTGGCCAGCACGGTGGCGGAGCTTTCACGACGGTCGAGCACGTCAGCGATCGCGCGGGTGTGGGCATCGGCGTAGCTGCCCAACGCGAAGTCATCGATGATGAGGACATCAACGGTGCTGAGGTCGTCGATGAGCTGGTAGTAGGCGCCGGTGTCGTCGGTGACTTCTTCGATCGCCCTGATCAGCCCGTGGTGGGTGTAGTAGCGCACGTCGTAGCCGTTTTCGCAGGCAGCCAGGCCGAGAGCTTTGACGATGTAGGTTTTGCCCACACCGCAGGGGGCTTGGACAATGACGTTGGTGCCGTGGCGGACCCAGTCCAGTTGTGCCAGCCCATCGATGGTGGCTTTGTCCAGGTCACGATTCGAGTCGTAGTGAATGTTTTCCACGCATGCGGTCGAGGTGTCCAGGTGTGCGGCTTTGCGGCGTTTTGCCAGCCGGACGTTGTCGCGGTGGTGTTTGAGACTGTGCAGGCCGTAGCGGATGATTTGGGATCCGGTCAGACCTGCGGTGGCTGGGTCTTCCAGAAGGGTGCGGATCGCTTCGCCCATGGCGGTGATGCGGAACTGTTTAAACAGCTCGTAGTCGTCATCGCTCATGGCCGGGAACGCGGTGTTCGGGCTAGTCATCGTGGTTGTCCTTGGCTTGGTCGGCGGCGGGGTTGGTGTTTGCCGTCGGCTGTGTGGTGGGCAGTGTGAAGGCGTCGGCACCGCGCAGGCCATGGTGGAGGGTGCCGTGGCGGTTGGCTTTGCCAGCCTGGGGGCGTGGGCGCGCAGCCGGTGGTGGGGTGGTGCGTCGCATAAGTGCGTCGATGCGGGTAAACGACGCTGGGGTGTTGGTGGCGATGAGGTCTGCGCAGACGTCTTCAAGCCTGTGCAGCTTTTTGTTGCGGCCAAGCTTTAGGATGTTGTCGCAGGCGTGATACGCCTGTGCTTCGTGGTCGACACCATTGAGAAGTTGTGTGATCACAGCTTCGGTGTGGGGCCCGAAACGTCGTGCACGTCCGATAAGGCTTTTCCTAGACCAGTGGGAGCGAGTCTGTTGGTGAGCATCCGGCATGTGTGCGATGTCGGTGGTGAAGCTGCCTTGCCGGCCGGTGCAACGGCTGTGCCGGGCAACTTCACTGCCTTCGCAGTAGATGGTGATGGTGGTGTCGGTGGCTTGGATTTTCACCGTTTTGCCCACCAGTGCGTAGGGCACCGAGTAGTTCTGCTTGTCGTAGCGGATGTGATAGTTGTGTCCGACGATGGCTTTCGCCCAGGTGCAGTTGGTCCAGGCGATATCGGGTAGCCGGCCAAGGCTTTCGCGTTCGAAGTCGTCGAATAGTTCAGCCCTGCTGATGTTGTTGGTCATGGGCGTGGTGTTAAGGTCGTCGACTAGAATCCGCAGCCGGGTGTTGAGGTCGTCGAGGGTGGTAAACCACTGTTGTTGCAGGACGGCGATGATGCGTGTGGTGACGATTTTGACGGCGTTTTCCACGTGCCCTTTGTCGGTGGGGCGATGCGGCCTGGCGGGGGTAATGCCGAAGCCGTAGTGGGCGGCGAACGCTTGGTAGTTGGGGTTGATCACCCGTAGGCGTTTGTCCGCGGCCCACATCAAGGTGGCGGTGCTGGTGTTGTCTGGGGTGACGGTGGCAGGTACCCCGC encodes the following:
- the dnaJ gene encoding molecular chaperone DnaJ; the protein is MARDYYGILGLDKDATDNEIKKAYRKLARKYHPDVNDTEEAAEMFREISIAQEVLTDPQKRRIVDMGGDPMEQGGGMPGGAGGFGGGFGDIFDAFFGGGGSRGPRSRVQPGSDALLRTSITLEEAYRGAQHTVTVDTAVLCDTCQGSGSETGAKPVTCGTCNGMGEIQEVQRSFLGNVMTTRACHQCQGTGEIITDPCTTCHGDGRKKARRDLTVNIPAGIDTGMRIRMAGQGEVGPGGGPAGDLYVEVTVTGHHIFTRDHDDLHVTVRVPMVEAALGSSIDITGLDEKTHTVTIPAGAQPGGTAHLEAAGMPRLRREGHGDMIVHFQVDVPTELDGQSRKLLEKVRHHRGDQASVETHDEEHRGFFGRFKNRKRR
- the hrcA gene encoding heat-inducible transcriptional repressor HrcA encodes the protein MTNATQQRRQAVLTAIVADYISTNQPVGSKALVQRHQLGVSPATIRNDMAALEADGYIKQQHASSGRIPTTKAYRAFVDQVHTVKPLSAAEKQAILRFLEDGVDLEDVLRRSVQLLSGLTGTAAVVQMPTLATSHVRHVEVVQLTPNRLLLVVITDTGRVDQRNIELSHDVTAHTVSRIRDELNKALVGRTLPNAAHNLDAVINAASGWDHAHRDSVARCVTVLRATLVENPADKLIVAGAANTLQIDQQVLAALEEQVVLLKLLSAATAPGQVHVSIGQENADEHFKKASVIATGYGPAQEDTSLGAMAVVGPTAMDYVGTMSKVHAVATYVSRVLAGE
- the hemW gene encoding radical SAM family heme chaperone HemW — encoded protein: MSPTHQHPQTHTPFGLYLHVPFCASRCGYCDFNTYTPGELGSRLGPDSYLTAARREIALAAQETTRVLGHLPTVDTIFIGGGTPSMIGAQGLSTLIDSVREHFELAPGAEITTESNPESTSPEFFSHLLDAGFSRISLGMQSAAAHVLKVLERRHTPGRAAAAAQEAHTAGFNHINLDIIYGTPGEDDADLELTLDTILNTPVDHVSAYSLIVEDGTAMARKVAKGQLPAPDEDILAHRYTLIDHALRGAGMEWYEVSNWAHPGGECRHNLGYWRGGNWWGIGPGAHSHLDGRRFYNVKHPGRYTDMLTQGHLPIQEHETLDTAARHTEDIMLRLRLREGIEEHHIKPQAAPIIDRHISGGLIHRTQDHGTTRLALTDKGRLLADGIITDILAAED
- a CDS encoding AMP-dependent synthetase/ligase: MLALAQARPYGVMFTRPANFEWVNVTAKEFVDEVFEVAKGLIANGVQQGDRVALLSETRYEWTLLDFAIWAAGAVVVPIYGSSSLSQVQWIIEDSGAVFAVTETRDHTDLMKHLEIGADGKPALSGSPSQLRRILEINASAIPTLKFEGREVPTSEVQERIAATSSKDLATLIYTSGTTGRPKGCRLTHHNWVAEVRALLTHPIGAIAIPGTRVLTFLPLAHVFSHAVSLAVCIGGATQSHWSDFSSLVVEFQRAKPDLILGVPRVFEKVRNGAAANAHEKSGVAGAMFDAAEKVAREYSRALDTPEGPSRALKLKHSTFEKLIYSKIRAAMGGQVQYCISGGSAMSQDLLHFFRGLGVTVYEGYGLTETTAAAAVNFDDNIIGTVGRPVGGVAARINEEGEILLKGDIVFEGYWNNEEATAESFDDEGWFNTGDLGEIRESGHLVITGRKKDLIVTAGGKNVSPGPLEDRLRSHPLISQALVVGDGKPFVGVLIALDEEAFERWKSGRGIPENKTVSDLAVDPVLRAEIQDAINDANSTVSHAEAIKKFYILDRDLKEEENELTPTMKIKRNVVVARFAEEIRFLYKRK
- the malQ gene encoding 4-alpha-glucanotransferase, with product MSHNSQLHALADAYGVATSYTSATGEHMEVSDDTIRYALAALGINVDDNEEAAAQAIKAKHDADFSRPLPPCVVATHGYPYVVHIHVHDGEPAELLIALEEGGEVTPTQVDNWTPPRTIAGITWGEASFELPADLPMGWHRLYLHSTGIDEVCDLIVTPRALDKPTKKRTGVMAQLYSTRSQTSWGMGDFHDLATLGTIFGQHKQDFILINPLHAAEPFPPCEDSPYLPTTRRFINPIYLHIEDIPELTQLEKNLQEDVKELAQEFTALNHSADYIERDPIYEAKLQVLRELHTLPRTDAREAAYQAYLVAEGEGLQEFATWCAQRDLEHHASSHSQDPEMEELVDFYCWLQFLCDEQLQAAQKAATDAGMDIGIMADLAVGVHPGGADAFTMAEYLAPDASVGAPPDGYNQHGQDWSQPPWHPIKLAEAGYRPWRDLLRTVLRHSGGIRVDHVLGLFRLWWIPRGGKPTDGTYVRYNHDAMVGILCLEAHRAGAVVIGEDLGTFEPWIQDYLADRGLMGTSIIWFEGDPEIRGPRRQEKYRELALTSVTTHDLPPTAGYLDGEHIRLRDRLGLFTTKVEDEDEVDLVWQNEVLDRVREAGYFGEHESFIGKPRDQRGSIHELLTALHRFMAGTSSLLACTALVDLVGDTRAQNQPGTTKDLYPNWCVPLADANQSPILIEDITSLPLAQALLKASQR
- a CDS encoding GIY-YIG nuclease family protein, giving the protein MELQFVRWEVAPADPVPALLADLPCRQGIYIIEFANGEIYVGQTRNILTRFATHVKRSGQHAPWADAVKLSFAAMPNVDGLALRKAETFYIKKLLDEGFILRNRVGNPAHRQPCALDEVLSLEDLDHWAAGDLNVQLGNDWTEKELSLARASKRTRLPQMLKLSGAEKDFAAKVLDDLALFVAFFIPRPVTQEKMRWTLTDLPSTAGGRMCTLNVGHLEVYFAPRGWVVELEAEDGNVETQQLCVLNMAQGTMDLLEGLEIRLPLQFGGLVDYGGHQVEQVYLPAGILEDVFEELPGIAYGVRSLIMQLMRSSTRSFFARYHSEPLASRAFKRAMEKGYLDRD
- a CDS encoding CoA-transferase, translated to MSTLISPAGKYNDTETANALRKTLRDGMTIAIGGFGTCGVPQDLVEIVKDSGVKDLTIVSNNLAIDGHSTAGLLESHQISKIQASYIGENKLFMDQYLNGDSGWCRL